CCACCAGCGCCGTCTGGATCTCACGGCAGCTGCGACAGCTGTTCCGCAACGCGGCAGCCGCCGACGGCTGGCTCGCCCGCGCCGAAACCCTCGCCAGCGACGACATCCCGGGGCACGGCAACGACGGCAGCACGCTGGGCTGGATTGCGCTCGCCAGATCAGAGGCGACACCGGATGCCGCGGAAGCAGCCGCATCGGCGCGCGACGCTCTCGACCGGGCGCGCGCACACTCCGACGCCGACCTCGAGATCGAGGCGCTCGCCCGCTTGGGTCTGCTCACCATCGCCACCGGTGAGGTCGACACCGGGGTGCACCAGTTGGACGAGGCGATGGCCGCGGCCAGTGCCGGCGCGGCGTCCGATCTCAGCAGCGTCGCCACCGCCTACTGCACGCTGCTCGAAGCAGCCGAGGTGCTCGGCGACGACGCCCGGTTCGCGCAGTGGACCGCCGCGATCACCGCGTTCGCCAGCGGCCCCGGGTTCGGCCCGCTCACCGCACCCGACGCGCCCGCCGCGTACGGACCGCTCTCGTCGTTCTGCGGCGCCTGCTGCGGAGGCCTCTACCTAGTCACTGGCAGGCTGGCCGACGCCGAAACAGAACTGGTGGCCGCGATCGCCGAGTTGGAGTTGCGCGGCATGGCCTCGCGGTGCGTGCACCCGGTCACTCGGCTCGCGGAACTGCGCGTCCTGCAGGGCAGGCTCGATGAGGCGCGGGTCCTGCTGGAACGGTACGAAGACCTGCCCGAGGCTGTGCGTCCGCTGGCGGTGCTCGACCTCGCCGCGGGCTCGCCCGCGATCGCGGTGGCCCGGCTCACCCGCCGGCTCGACGAACTCGGCGGCCTCGAGGTCGCCGCCCTGCCGTTGCTGACCGTGCTGGTCGACGCGCAGCTTGCCGCCGCTGACACCGCCGCCGCGGAGAACACGGCAGGACGAGTGGCGGATGTTGCGGAACGCACGCGCAGCGATCGGCACCGTGCCGAGGCACTGTTTGCGAGCGGCAAGGTGGCCGCGGCCGTCGGGGATCCCAACGCCGAGACCCCGCTGCGCGACGCGGCGCGCCTGTTCAGCGAAGCGGGGCTCGCCCTGCAGGCCTGCCGAGCCCGGCTGGCACTGGCCCGGGCGCTCGTTGCGGACGGCGACGTCCCGGTCGCGATCTCCGAGGCACGGGCCGCGCTCGCCGCGTTCGACCGGCTGGGTGCGCGATCAGATGCGGGTGCGACATCCGCATTTCTGCGTGAGCTGGGAGTGCGCGGCCGCACCGGCCCGAAGAATCTTGACCTGCTGAGCCAGCGCGAACGGGAGGTGCTCGGCCTTGTCGCGCAGGGCCTCACGAACGCCGAGATCGCCGAGCGGCTGTTCATCAGCGTGAAGACCGCCGGTCACCACGTCAGCAGCATCCTGACGAAACTGGGCGTCCGCAGCCGCACCGAGGCGGCCGCGTTCGCCGCGGTGCACGCCGAGATGCGGGCGTCGGAATAGGGAGAGTTCCCCATGCTTCGTGCGCTGCCCGGCGGGAAACTGACGGCATGACACACATCGCCAACACAACGAGTGCAAAGGAGCCTGACATGACCGACACGAAGGCGGTGGCGAAGCGCTTCTACGACATCATGAGCGACTGGTCGCC
This Salinibacterium sp. ZJ450 DNA region includes the following protein-coding sequences:
- a CDS encoding LuxR family transcriptional regulator — its product is MPTPLGVGRAALAVGDWATARDAFTEATYDDDSADALDGLARAAWWLGDVEAAIDYRIRAHNAFRQEGRFADAATSAVWISRQLRQLFRNAAAADGWLARAETLASDDIPGHGNDGSTLGWIALARSEATPDAAEAAASARDALDRARAHSDADLEIEALARLGLLTIATGEVDTGVHQLDEAMAAASAGAASDLSSVATAYCTLLEAAEVLGDDARFAQWTAAITAFASGPGFGPLTAPDAPAAYGPLSSFCGACCGGLYLVTGRLADAETELVAAIAELELRGMASRCVHPVTRLAELRVLQGRLDEARVLLERYEDLPEAVRPLAVLDLAAGSPAIAVARLTRRLDELGGLEVAALPLLTVLVDAQLAAADTAAAENTAGRVADVAERTRSDRHRAEALFASGKVAAAVGDPNAETPLRDAARLFSEAGLALQACRARLALARALVADGDVPVAISEARAALAAFDRLGARSDAGATSAFLRELGVRGRTGPKNLDLLSQREREVLGLVAQGLTNAEIAERLFISVKTAGHHVSSILTKLGVRSRTEAAAFAAVHAEMRASE